A window from Corynebacterium accolens encodes these proteins:
- a CDS encoding ABC transporter ATP-binding protein, giving the protein MLKAQNLSKRYGSHTALAEVDLSIEPGEFVAIMGPSGSGKTTLLNLLSGLDKPSSGTVNAPARTERAFVFQDYNLLESLNARKNATLTAHFSGRRCTRDAVQKTFESLGLDGLERRLPAQLSGGQQQRVAVARALLAGAPYIFADEPTGALDDATAQLVLTHLRTAARGGAAVVMVTHSHLAAEAADRIIELQEANHAGVA; this is encoded by the coding sequence ATGTTAAAAGCACAAAATCTGAGCAAGCGCTACGGCAGCCATACCGCACTCGCCGAGGTGGACCTAAGCATCGAGCCGGGGGAATTTGTCGCGATTATGGGGCCATCCGGCAGCGGCAAGACCACGCTGTTGAACCTGCTATCCGGGCTGGATAAGCCCAGTTCCGGCACGGTCAACGCGCCGGCCCGCACAGAGCGCGCCTTCGTATTCCAGGACTATAACCTGCTGGAATCGCTCAACGCCCGCAAAAATGCCACGTTGACCGCGCACTTTTCCGGCCGGCGCTGCACCCGGGACGCGGTGCAGAAGACCTTCGAGTCTTTGGGGCTTGACGGGCTGGAGCGCCGCCTGCCCGCGCAGCTGTCCGGCGGTCAGCAGCAGCGCGTCGCCGTTGCGCGCGCCTTGCTGGCCGGTGCGCCGTATATCTTTGCTGATGAGCCCACGGGCGCGCTTGACGATGCCACCGCCCAGCTCGTCCTCACCCACCTCCGCACCGCCGCACGGGGTGGGGCCGCGGTGGTCATGGTGACCCACTCGCACCTCGCCGCAGAGGCCGCCGACCGCATCATTGAGCTCCAGGAGGCCAACCATGCTGGTGTGGCTTAA